Proteins from one Triticum aestivum cultivar Chinese Spring chromosome 7A, IWGSC CS RefSeq v2.1, whole genome shotgun sequence genomic window:
- the LOC123152193 gene encoding uncharacterized protein: MSGLIIILSSAAKITHQVQALMGQTTKWHACCTIEPVPDDEIDPGSNQNSMLEEYPEPEDESDCESSEETGDEDMVENTKFLQPHMHVISFQKRQALVTFLENNNAGITVFGFTLDRSYLHTIFMLEWTFFLWLLGKTVGFS; encoded by the exons ATGTCCGGGCTCATCATAATCCTGAGCAGCGCCGCCAAGATCACTCACCAGGTGCAGGCCCTCATGGGCCAGACCACCAAGTGGCACGCCTGCTGCACCATCGAGCCGGTCCCGGACGACGAGATAGATCCGGGATCCAACCAGAACTCCATGCTGGAGGAGTACCCCGAGCCCGAGGACGAGAGCGACTGTGAGTCCAGCGAGGAGACCGGCGACGAGGACATGGTGGAGAACACCAAGTTCCTCCAGCCTCACATGCACGTGATCTCCTTCCAGAAGAGGCAGGCACTAG TGACCTTCCTGGAGAACAACAACGCCGGCATCACCGTCTTCGGGTTCACGCTGGACCGGTCGTACCTCCACACGATATTCATGCTCGAGTGGACGTTCTTCCTGTGGCTGCTGGGGAAAACAGTCGGCTTCTCGTGA